In the Arthrobacter zhaoxinii genome, one interval contains:
- a CDS encoding MetQ/NlpA family ABC transporter substrate-binding protein — MRKTLTLVATGVATALALTACGGSDSASSAVDSLDPEKPVTLTVGASPTPHARILEFVRDNLAEGTGLDLEIQEFDDYVTPNISLNDGDSDVNFYQHLPYLESQMESQGYDFEHGAGIHVEPYAAFSEKHEDVSTIKEGARVMVTNDPSNQARALKMLEEAGLMKDIADDSSVLTLTEEQNPKDLDFQENQPELLVNDLSDPTVDLAIINGNYILEAGLNTDDALLVESAEDNPYANFLVWKTGNKDARIDKLEELLHSPETKAFIEETWPNGDVTAAF, encoded by the coding sequence ATGCGTAAAACACTTACCCTCGTTGCCACCGGTGTGGCCACGGCTCTGGCGCTGACGGCTTGCGGCGGATCTGATTCCGCCTCCAGCGCCGTAGACAGCCTTGACCCGGAAAAGCCGGTCACCCTCACCGTGGGTGCCAGCCCCACGCCGCACGCCCGGATCCTGGAGTTTGTCCGCGACAACCTCGCCGAGGGCACCGGCCTGGACCTCGAAATCCAGGAGTTCGACGACTACGTGACGCCGAACATTTCCCTCAACGACGGCGACAGCGACGTCAACTTCTACCAGCACCTGCCCTACCTGGAATCCCAGATGGAGAGCCAGGGCTACGACTTCGAGCACGGCGCCGGCATCCACGTGGAGCCCTACGCCGCGTTCTCGGAGAAGCACGAGGACGTTTCCACCATCAAGGAGGGCGCCCGGGTCATGGTCACCAACGACCCCTCGAACCAGGCACGCGCCCTCAAGATGCTTGAAGAGGCCGGACTCATGAAGGACATCGCGGACGACTCCTCCGTGCTGACCCTGACCGAGGAACAGAATCCCAAGGACCTGGACTTCCAGGAAAACCAGCCGGAACTGCTGGTCAATGACCTCAGTGATCCCACCGTGGACCTTGCCATCATCAACGGCAACTACATCCTCGAAGCCGGGCTGAACACGGACGATGCCCTGCTGGTGGAATCTGCCGAGGACAACCCGTACGCCAACTTCCTCGTCTGGAAGACCGGCAACAAGGACGCACGGATCGACAAGCTCGAGGAACTGCTCCACTCCCCCGAAACCAAGGCCTTCATTGAAGAGACCTGGCCGAACGGTGACGTGACCGCCGCTTTCTAG
- a CDS encoding methionine ABC transporter permease — protein sequence MNFLTGLFDNPGITKALPEAVVETLQMVGIAGFFTLLIGLPLGVFLHVSAPGGLLPMKIVNRIVSDIIVNITRSVPFAILMVTLIPLARLITGTSIGPVAASVSLSIATIPFFARLVENALRDVSGGKIDAALVMGSTKMQVVTKVLLREALPGLVAALTTTLVTLVGYSAMAGIVGGGGLGRLAYNYGVQRFDTQVMVVTIVIIVALVQIIQLAGDFASRRVDHRSASGTGRRSRPAAAAEGISPAAAPAGTAREPDKTMV from the coding sequence ATGAACTTCCTGACCGGACTCTTCGACAACCCCGGAATCACCAAGGCCCTGCCGGAGGCCGTGGTGGAGACCCTCCAGATGGTGGGCATCGCCGGGTTCTTCACCCTGCTGATCGGGCTGCCGCTGGGCGTGTTCCTGCACGTCAGCGCCCCCGGGGGCCTGCTCCCCATGAAGATCGTCAACCGGATTGTCAGCGACATCATCGTCAACATCACCCGGTCCGTGCCGTTCGCCATCCTGATGGTCACCCTGATTCCGCTGGCACGCCTCATCACCGGCACCTCGATCGGCCCCGTGGCGGCCTCGGTTTCGCTGAGCATCGCGACCATCCCGTTCTTTGCCCGGCTGGTGGAAAACGCGCTCCGCGACGTCTCCGGCGGCAAGATCGATGCGGCCCTGGTGATGGGCTCAACCAAGATGCAGGTGGTCACCAAGGTGCTGCTGCGCGAAGCCCTGCCCGGACTCGTCGCCGCCCTGACCACCACATTGGTGACCCTCGTGGGCTACTCCGCCATGGCCGGCATCGTCGGCGGCGGCGGCCTCGGCCGGCTGGCCTACAACTACGGCGTCCAGCGCTTCGACACCCAGGTCATGGTGGTCACGATCGTCATCATCGTGGCCCTCGTCCAGATCATCCAGCTGGCCGGCGACTTCGCCTCGCGCCGGGTGGACCACCGGTCGGCCTCAGGTACCGGACGGCGCAGCCGCCCGGCTGCCGCGGCAGAAGGCATCAGCCCCGCCGCCGCCCCCGCCGGCACCGCCCGCGAACCCGATAAGACCATGGTCTAA
- a CDS encoding methionine ABC transporter ATP-binding protein yields the protein MITVTDLRKVYRQGERTVTALDGVSLSVPKGSIHGIIGHSGAGKSTLVRCLTLLDRPTSGSVTIDGRELTAVKDSEIRAARRRIGMVFQHANLMDSRTAAANIAHPLELVGTKKSVIDARVQELLALVGLEGSAGAYPAQLSGGQKQRVGIARALASDPDVLLCDEPTSALDPSTTDDILDLISDLTRRLDLTVLIITHEMNVVKRICDSVSLLEAGRVVEHGPLREVASDLRGRLAKQLIPLPVTPPSPGGPVLELLFTGQTTSDPVLSALTRRFDTDVNVLAGSVELLAGTRFGRLRIQLDTHTDMAAVHEYLALQGVTVEVAA from the coding sequence ATGATCACAGTTACCGACCTTCGCAAGGTCTACCGGCAGGGCGAGCGAACCGTCACCGCACTGGACGGCGTGAGCCTGAGCGTGCCCAAGGGGTCGATCCACGGGATCATCGGGCACTCCGGTGCCGGTAAGTCCACCCTGGTCCGCTGCCTGACCCTGCTGGACCGGCCGACGTCGGGCTCCGTCACCATCGACGGCCGTGAGCTGACCGCGGTCAAGGACTCCGAGATCCGTGCGGCCCGCCGCCGCATCGGGATGGTGTTCCAGCACGCGAACCTCATGGATTCCCGCACAGCCGCCGCCAACATCGCGCACCCGCTGGAACTCGTCGGCACCAAGAAGAGCGTCATCGATGCCCGCGTACAGGAACTCCTGGCCCTCGTGGGACTGGAAGGCAGTGCCGGGGCATACCCCGCCCAGCTTTCGGGCGGACAGAAACAGCGTGTGGGCATTGCCCGGGCGCTGGCCTCCGATCCGGACGTACTGCTGTGCGACGAGCCGACCTCGGCACTGGACCCCAGCACCACGGATGACATCCTGGACCTCATTTCCGACCTCACCCGCCGCCTGGACCTGACGGTCCTGATCATCACGCACGAAATGAACGTGGTGAAGCGGATCTGCGATTCGGTGTCCCTGCTGGAAGCCGGACGCGTCGTGGAACACGGCCCGCTGCGCGAGGTTGCCTCGGACCTGCGCGGCCGGCTGGCCAAGCAGCTGATCCCGCTGCCCGTCACTCCGCCGTCACCCGGCGGTCCGGTCCTGGAACTGCTGTTCACGGGCCAGACCACCTCGGATCCGGTGCTGTCCGCACTGACCCGCCGGTTCGACACCGACGTCAACGTTCTTGCCGGCAGCGTAGAGCTGCTGGCCGGCACCCGCTTCGGACGGCTGCGCATCCAGTTGGATACGCACACCGACATGGCCGCCGTCCATGAATACCTCGCCCTGCAGGGCGTCACCGTGGAGGTGGCAGCATGA
- the hemL gene encoding glutamate-1-semialdehyde 2,1-aminomutase, which yields MSSPVSPSSSEELFDRARALMPGGVNSPVRAFGSVGGTPRFMVSATGPYITDSEGREYVDLVCSWGPALVGHSHPDVLAAVHAAVDNGLSFGASTPAEAELAQLVMDRVPGVKRLRMVSTGTEATMTAIRLARGYTGRNLVIKFAGCYHGHLDGLLASAGSGLATLALPGSAGVTEATAAETLVLPYNDVAAVEKAFAEHGANIAAVITEAAPANMGVVTPDEGFNAALSRITSAHGALLILDEVLTGFRTGPGGYWGLTGAQEGWTPDLFTFGKVIGGGMPVAALGGRADVMDYLAPLGPVYQAGTLSGNPIAMAAGVATLKAATAEVYATVDARSAELSAAVSAALEAAGVDHSIQRAGSLFSVAFGTSATGVHNYEQAQAQESFRYKPFFHSMLDAGVYLPPSVFEAWFLSGAHDDAAMNRIYDALPAAAKAAAEAQP from the coding sequence ATGTCCTCACCTGTCTCACCGTCTTCCTCCGAAGAACTCTTTGACCGCGCCCGGGCCCTGATGCCCGGTGGCGTGAACTCCCCGGTCCGGGCCTTCGGCTCCGTGGGCGGCACGCCGCGCTTCATGGTCTCCGCCACGGGCCCGTACATTACGGACTCGGAGGGCCGCGAATACGTGGACCTCGTCTGCTCCTGGGGTCCGGCCCTGGTGGGCCACTCCCACCCGGACGTCCTGGCGGCCGTCCACGCCGCCGTCGACAACGGGCTGTCCTTCGGTGCGTCCACTCCGGCCGAAGCGGAACTGGCGCAGCTGGTAATGGACCGGGTGCCGGGCGTGAAGCGCCTGCGCATGGTGTCCACCGGTACGGAAGCCACCATGACCGCCATCCGGCTGGCCCGCGGCTACACCGGCCGGAACCTGGTCATCAAGTTCGCCGGCTGCTACCACGGCCACCTCGACGGGCTGCTGGCCTCCGCCGGCTCCGGCCTGGCCACCCTGGCGCTGCCCGGCTCGGCCGGCGTCACCGAAGCCACTGCCGCGGAAACGCTGGTGCTGCCGTACAACGACGTAGCCGCCGTCGAGAAGGCCTTCGCTGAACACGGCGCGAACATTGCCGCGGTCATCACCGAAGCAGCACCCGCGAACATGGGCGTGGTCACCCCCGACGAGGGCTTCAACGCCGCCCTGTCCCGCATCACCTCCGCGCACGGCGCGCTGCTGATCCTCGACGAGGTACTCACCGGGTTCCGCACCGGACCGGGCGGCTACTGGGGCCTGACCGGCGCGCAGGAAGGCTGGACGCCGGACCTGTTCACCTTCGGCAAGGTCATCGGCGGCGGCATGCCCGTAGCCGCGCTCGGCGGCCGTGCCGACGTGATGGATTACCTGGCCCCGCTGGGCCCGGTCTACCAGGCCGGCACCCTGTCGGGTAACCCGATCGCGATGGCAGCCGGCGTGGCCACGCTGAAGGCCGCCACCGCCGAGGTCTATGCCACGGTGGATGCACGCTCCGCGGAGCTTTCCGCCGCCGTCTCCGCCGCACTGGAAGCCGCGGGCGTGGACCACAGCATCCAGCGCGCGGGCAGCCTGTTCAGCGTCGCTTTCGGCACCTCCGCCACCGGCGTGCACAACTATGAGCAGGCCCAGGCGCAGGAGTCCTTCCGCTATAAGCCGTTCTTCCACTCGATGCTCGACGCCGGCGTGTACCTGCCGCCGTCCGTGTTCGAGGCCTGGTTCCTCTCCGGCGCCCACGACGACGCCGCGATGAACCGGATCTACGACGCCCTCCCCGCCGCCGCGAAGGCGGCAGCCGAGGCGCAGCCGTAG
- a CDS encoding MGMT family protein, producing the protein MRRDYADAVLAVADLIPPGRVLSYGDIAELLDAGGPRQVGAVMSARGSEVCWWRVLRSSGQPLRYHEVRAWEHYRQEGTPVRGTADDDGAGYRVRMDSARWQPGEAEWKLLDSLRGGLR; encoded by the coding sequence ATGCGCAGGGACTATGCCGACGCGGTGCTCGCTGTGGCCGATCTCATACCGCCCGGACGTGTGCTGTCCTACGGCGACATTGCCGAGCTGCTCGACGCCGGCGGTCCGCGGCAGGTGGGCGCGGTGATGTCCGCGCGGGGCTCCGAGGTCTGCTGGTGGCGGGTCCTGCGGTCCTCGGGGCAGCCGCTGAGATACCACGAGGTGCGCGCCTGGGAGCACTACCGGCAGGAGGGCACCCCGGTGCGCGGGACGGCGGACGACGACGGCGCCGGCTATCGGGTGCGGATGGACAGTGCCCGCTGGCAGCCCGGCGAGGCGGAATGGAAACTCCTGGACAGCCTCCGGGGAGGTCTGCGTTAG
- a CDS encoding ATP-dependent helicase has translation MSVELQLVGPAASALSAPRLSADQQAVVDLPTGSGPVLVLGAPGTGKSTVLVEAAVARIERDGLDPSHLLMLAPSRLAAAGLRDALSARLQGTLSTAPARTWASYAFDLIRRAKTEGRLPYLTRAPKLLSGAEQDVIIKELLAGHGQQGVPELPWPDSLDQALGTRGFRQEIRQLFDRVIEYGISAEELRELGQRHGRPDWEAAAELYAEYRDVLDLRMPESFDPAGIITSALNILHSDPEFLAAEQERQQLVLVDDLQEANPAIHSLYALLAGTGDSIAAACPDTVVQGFRGARPDLVGRLAERFEGRLDTRVLTTSHRLTGSLAGAWTRTASRISVVGQLPSYRTAVADARFIGTAPGGGNVQEAPEALEAPETTAAQKATETPEVPEIPAAGTAEAHVVDTPMHEQRYVAQRILEAQLLQDRSLEDIAVIVRTGAQLAALQRYLTGQGIEVKVPVAERAVRDEAAVRPLLDAFAVVLDPELLTPELAVSLLTSRIGGASTLELRRLRQALRREERSAGGGRTSDALLVESLLDPESESGRALAGLSWDARPAAQRISAMLAAGREAAREPGATAETVLWALWSVSGWSKRWAETALSGGPGASRADRDLDAIMALFQTAERYVDQLPGSTPAQFLDYLTSSELPMDTLAARAQRREAVELLTPASAAGREWPMVIVAGIQQDVWPNLRLRGELLGSGELVAAVEHGDNFRAHRSPLTLMQSIRFDELRSFSTAISRAREVLICTAVSSEDEQPSAFLDLVAPLEPGAEKRQRTEVLRPYTLRSLVAELRRYAQQPDEDPELAAEAVHHLGTMVNHAVPVPGAHPGKWWGLAPLSSEAPILPPEARIPVSPSKVDAVLKSPLSWFVSAAGGEQATDFARSLGTLVHSIAQDMPDAAGSEYVQELQKRWPSLGMKDNWEGQMDYQRAETMVRKLAEYVITMRRSGRSLVAVEKDFEVELPVEIDGAVRTALLRGQIDRLEVDADGRLFIVDLKTGKSAPKKDDLQGHPQLAAYQEAVREGALPDAPRVPGGAALVQLGTTNKGVSVQEQQPLDPDDTTARDMVRNAAALMSAAFFETVHDPGRSGFGGNGCRLPEICPLCAEGKQVTE, from the coding sequence ATGAGCGTTGAACTCCAACTCGTCGGGCCGGCTGCAAGCGCGTTGTCCGCGCCCCGGCTCAGCGCGGACCAGCAGGCCGTGGTGGACCTGCCCACGGGCAGCGGACCCGTCCTTGTCCTGGGAGCGCCGGGAACCGGCAAGTCCACCGTCCTGGTGGAAGCCGCCGTCGCACGGATCGAACGCGACGGGCTGGACCCTTCCCATCTGCTGATGCTGGCACCCTCCCGGCTTGCCGCGGCCGGCCTGCGGGATGCGCTTTCGGCCCGGCTGCAGGGAACCCTGAGCACCGCGCCCGCCAGGACCTGGGCCTCCTACGCCTTCGACCTGATCCGGCGCGCCAAGACCGAAGGCCGCCTGCCGTACCTCACGCGGGCGCCGAAGCTGCTCTCCGGCGCCGAACAGGACGTCATCATCAAGGAACTGCTGGCCGGACACGGACAGCAGGGAGTGCCGGAACTTCCATGGCCGGACAGCCTGGACCAGGCTCTGGGCACCCGCGGCTTCCGCCAGGAAATCCGCCAGCTCTTCGACCGTGTGATCGAGTACGGCATCTCCGCCGAAGAACTGCGTGAACTGGGGCAGCGGCACGGCCGTCCGGACTGGGAGGCGGCCGCAGAGCTTTACGCCGAGTACCGGGACGTCCTGGACCTGCGCATGCCCGAGTCCTTCGACCCGGCAGGCATCATTACTTCGGCCCTGAACATCCTGCACTCGGACCCGGAGTTCCTGGCCGCCGAACAGGAGCGCCAGCAGCTGGTGCTGGTGGATGACCTGCAGGAAGCCAACCCCGCCATCCACAGCCTTTACGCACTGCTGGCCGGTACCGGAGATTCCATCGCCGCCGCCTGCCCCGACACCGTGGTGCAGGGTTTCCGCGGTGCGCGCCCGGATCTGGTGGGCCGGCTGGCCGAACGCTTCGAGGGCAGGCTCGATACCCGCGTCCTGACCACTTCACACCGCCTGACCGGGTCGCTGGCCGGTGCCTGGACCCGGACTGCCTCGAGGATTTCCGTGGTCGGCCAGCTGCCCTCCTACCGCACTGCCGTGGCAGATGCCCGGTTCATCGGGACGGCGCCCGGGGGCGGCAACGTCCAGGAGGCACCCGAGGCACTCGAGGCTCCGGAAACAACTGCGGCCCAGAAGGCCACGGAGACCCCCGAAGTCCCGGAGATACCGGCTGCGGGCACGGCCGAGGCGCATGTCGTGGACACTCCCATGCACGAGCAGCGTTACGTGGCGCAGCGGATCCTGGAAGCCCAGCTGCTGCAGGACCGCTCGCTCGAGGACATCGCCGTCATTGTCCGCACCGGCGCCCAGCTGGCTGCCCTCCAGCGCTATCTCACCGGACAGGGGATTGAGGTCAAGGTCCCCGTCGCGGAACGGGCGGTGCGCGATGAAGCCGCCGTCCGTCCGCTGCTGGACGCGTTTGCCGTCGTCCTGGACCCGGAGCTGCTCACCCCCGAACTGGCAGTGTCACTGCTGACCTCGCGCATCGGCGGCGCGAGCACGCTGGAACTGCGCCGGCTGAGGCAGGCACTGCGCCGCGAAGAGCGCAGCGCAGGCGGCGGACGGACCAGCGACGCACTGCTGGTGGAATCGCTGCTGGACCCCGAGTCGGAGTCCGGGCGGGCACTGGCCGGCCTGAGCTGGGATGCCCGTCCGGCCGCCCAGCGCATTTCCGCCATGCTCGCCGCCGGGCGGGAGGCTGCCCGGGAACCCGGTGCCACGGCGGAGACGGTCCTGTGGGCACTGTGGTCCGTCTCCGGCTGGTCCAAGCGGTGGGCGGAAACGGCGCTCTCCGGCGGCCCGGGTGCTTCCCGCGCGGACCGGGACCTGGACGCGATCATGGCCCTGTTCCAGACCGCGGAACGGTACGTTGACCAGCTGCCCGGTTCCACCCCGGCGCAGTTCCTCGATTACCTCACCAGCTCCGAACTGCCCATGGATACCCTGGCCGCACGGGCCCAGCGCCGCGAGGCCGTGGAACTGCTGACCCCTGCCAGCGCGGCAGGCCGCGAATGGCCGATGGTGATTGTCGCCGGCATCCAGCAGGATGTCTGGCCCAACCTCCGCCTCCGCGGCGAACTGCTGGGCAGCGGGGAACTCGTGGCGGCCGTGGAACACGGGGACAACTTCCGTGCCCACCGCAGCCCGCTGACGCTGATGCAGTCTATCCGCTTCGACGAACTGCGCAGCTTCTCCACCGCCATCTCCCGTGCCCGCGAAGTGCTGATCTGCACGGCGGTCTCCTCCGAGGACGAACAGCCCTCCGCCTTCCTGGACCTGGTGGCACCGCTGGAGCCGGGAGCCGAAAAGCGTCAGCGCACCGAGGTCCTGCGCCCGTACACGCTGCGCTCGCTGGTCGCCGAACTGCGCCGGTACGCCCAGCAGCCGGACGAAGACCCTGAGTTGGCCGCCGAAGCCGTCCATCACCTGGGCACCATGGTGAACCACGCCGTGCCGGTCCCGGGAGCCCACCCCGGGAAGTGGTGGGGACTCGCGCCGCTGTCCAGTGAAGCTCCGATCCTGCCCCCGGAGGCCCGGATTCCGGTGTCGCCTTCCAAGGTCGACGCCGTGCTGAAATCTCCGCTGAGCTGGTTCGTCTCCGCGGCCGGCGGCGAGCAGGCCACCGACTTCGCCCGGTCCTTGGGCACGCTGGTGCACTCCATCGCGCAGGACATGCCGGACGCCGCCGGCAGCGAATACGTGCAGGAGCTGCAGAAACGCTGGCCGTCCCTGGGCATGAAGGACAACTGGGAAGGCCAGATGGACTACCAGCGGGCCGAAACCATGGTCCGCAAACTGGCCGAATACGTCATCACCATGCGCCGCAGCGGCCGCTCGCTCGTCGCCGTCGAAAAGGACTTCGAGGTGGAGCTGCCGGTGGAGATCGACGGCGCGGTCCGCACCGCCCTGCTGCGCGGCCAGATCGACCGCCTGGAAGTCGATGCCGACGGCCGCCTGTTCATCGTGGACCTGAAGACTGGCAAGTCCGCCCCGAAGAAGGACGATCTGCAGGGGCATCCGCAGTTGGCCGCCTACCAGGAGGCCGTTCGGGAAGGTGCCCTGCCGGACGCCCCGAGGGTGCCCGGCGGCGCCGCCCTGGTGCAGCTGGGCACCACCAACAAGGGGGTTTCCGTGCAGGAACAGCAGCCCCTGGACCCGGACGACACCACGGCGCGGGACATGGTCCGCAACGCGGCCGCGCTGATGTCCGCGGCATTCTTCGAAACGGTCCACGATCCGGGCCGCAGCGGCTTTGGCGGCAACGGCTGCCGGTTGCCCGAAATCTGTCCTCTCTGCGCTGAAGGAAAGCAGGTCACCGAGTGA
- a CDS encoding 3'-5' exonuclease, with product MNSWHELPRAAFDLETTGRDPQTARIVTASIILVNGRGETLQHHEWLACPEIPIPAEAAAIHGITNERARAEGGNPAAVTAEVAEVLAGMFAAGIPVLAFNACYDFTVLARECERFGLTVPHPMPVIDPYILDKQVDRFRRGKRTLTAMAEHYGVGFENAHTSAADVAATLSVAAVMAEKYPELQCDARTLHDSQVSWAAGQAASFQDYLRRRDPEAVIDGSWPFRAAPDREPGSVLDPA from the coding sequence ATGAACAGCTGGCATGAACTTCCCCGCGCGGCCTTCGATCTGGAGACCACCGGCCGGGATCCGCAGACCGCGCGGATCGTCACCGCATCCATCATCCTGGTCAACGGCCGGGGCGAGACCCTGCAGCACCACGAGTGGCTGGCCTGCCCGGAGATCCCCATCCCGGCAGAGGCGGCAGCCATCCACGGCATCACCAACGAACGCGCCCGGGCGGAGGGCGGGAACCCCGCCGCAGTCACAGCCGAGGTGGCGGAGGTGCTGGCCGGTATGTTTGCCGCCGGGATTCCGGTCCTGGCGTTCAACGCCTGCTATGACTTCACCGTGCTGGCCCGCGAATGCGAGCGCTTCGGGCTGACGGTCCCCCATCCCATGCCCGTGATCGACCCGTACATCCTGGACAAGCAGGTGGACCGGTTCCGCCGCGGCAAGCGCACCCTCACCGCCATGGCCGAGCACTACGGCGTCGGCTTCGAGAACGCCCACACCTCCGCCGCCGACGTCGCGGCCACCCTGTCCGTGGCCGCGGTCATGGCGGAAAAGTATCCGGAACTCCAGTGCGACGCACGCACCCTGCACGATTCCCAGGTCAGCTGGGCCGCCGGCCAGGCCGCCAGTTTCCAGGACTACCTCCGGCGCCGGGACCCGGAAGCCGTCATTGACGGAAGCTGGCCGTTCCGGGCCGCACCGGACCGCGAACCCGGTTCCGTCCTGGATCCCGCCTGA